A region of Solanum dulcamara chromosome 7, daSolDulc1.2, whole genome shotgun sequence DNA encodes the following proteins:
- the LOC129896757 gene encoding uncharacterized protein LOC129896757 yields the protein MFTCNMPRIMPSQIAWSSASINSQRFLSLPLSSSKETQKERNLQGNRVIVMASLHSLKTLVIVALAVASLMQFTLGDIACENLNEDSCAFAISSTGKRCVLEKHLRRSGEEVYTCRTSEIEADKLKDWIETDECIEACGVDRNALGISSDALLESRFTNKLCSSACYKHCPNIIDLYFNLAAGEGVYLPKLCAEQKGKGRREMAEIRSSGLVAPSPESGVKPLNFMIAPALPPL from the exons ATGTTTACATGTAATATGCCACGTATTATGCCTTCTCAAATTGCATGGAGTTCTGCCTCTATAAATAGCCAGCGTTTCTTATCACTTCCATTAAGCAGTTCCAAGGAaacacaaaaagaaagaaacttGCAAGGCAATAGAGTTATCGTCATGGCTTCGTTACATAGCTTGAAAACTTTAGTCATTGTTGCTCTTGCAGTTGCCTCCTTGATGCAATTCACCCTAG GGGACATTGCTTGCGAGAATTTGAACGAAGACTCTTGTGCATTCGCAATATCGAGCACGGGGAAGCGTTGTGTTTTAGAGAAACATCTTCGGAGGAGTGGTGAAGAAGTATATACATGCCGGACATCGGAAATTGAAGCTGATAAACTCAAGGATTGGATCGAAACCGATGAGTGCATTGAGGCCTGCGGTGTCGATAGAAATGCCCTCGGCATTTCTTCCGACGCTCTGCTCGAGTCTCGCTTTACCAACAAGCTCTGTTCCTCTGCTTGCTACAAGCACTGCCCCAACATTATTGATCTCTACTTCAATCTTGCTGCTGGTGAAG GTGTATATCTGCCCAAGCTGTGTGCAGAGCAAAAAGGAAAAGGACGCCGTGAAATGGCCGAGATCAGAAGCTCGGGACTCGTCGCACCTTCACCGGAATCAGGAGTCAAGCCCCTCAATTTCATGATTGCTCCAGCATTGCCTCCTCTCTAA
- the LOC129895132 gene encoding tubulin beta-1 chain — MREILHIQGGQCGNQIGAKFWEVVCAEHGIDSTGRYKGDSDLQLERVNVYYNEASCGRFVPRAILMDLEPGTMDSVRSGPYGQIFRPDNFVFGQSGAGNNWAKGHYTEGAELIDSVLDVVRKEAENSDCLQGFQVCHSLGGGTGSGMGTLLISKIREEYPDRMMLTFSVFPSPKVSDTVVEPYNATLSVHQLVENADECMVLDNEALYDICFRTLKLTTPSFGDLNHLISATMSGVTCCLRFPGQLNSDLRKLAVNLIPFPRLHFFMVGFAPLTSRGSQQYRALTVPELTQQMWDAKNMMCAADPRHGRYLTASAMFRGKMSTKEVDEQMINVQNKNSSYFVEWIPNNVKSTVCDIPPTGLKMSSTFIGNSTSIQEMFRRVSEQFTAMFRRKAFLHWYTGEGMDEMEFTEAESNMNDLVSEYQQYQDASAEEEGYDYEDEEEEGQEA, encoded by the exons ATGCGTGAGATTTTACACATTCAGGGAGGGCAATGTGGGAACCAGATCGGAGCTAAGTTCTGGGAGGTTGTATGTGCCGAGCACGGCATTGATTCCACCGGAAGATACAAAGGAGACAGTGACCTTCAATTGGAGCGCGTGAATGTCTACTACAACGAGGCAAGTTGTGGAAGGTTCGTTCCACGCGCCATCCTCATGGACTTGGAGCCAGGAACCATGGATAGCGTCAGATCAGGTCCTTATGGTCAAATATTCCGGCCGGACAACTTCGTCTTTGGCCAGTCTGGTGCAGGTAACAACTGGGCCAAAGGACACTATACTGAGGGAGCTGAACTTATCGACTCTGTTCTCGATGTTGTAAGGAAGGAAGCTGAGAACAGTGATTGCTTACAAG GTTTTCAGGTTTGTCACTCTTTGGGAGGTGGAACTGGATCAGGAATGGGAACTCTCCTCATATCTAAGATTAGGGAAGAGTACCCAGACAGAATGATGCTTACTTTCTCTGTGTTCCCTTCCCCGAAAGTTTCGGACACTGTTGTTGAGCCCTATAATGCTACTCTCTCTGTTCACCAGCTTGTTGAGAATGCAGATGAGTGCATGGTCTTGGACAATGAAGCTCTTTATGACATTTGCTTCCGAACTCTCAAGCTTACTACCCCAAGCT TTGGGGACCTTAATCATTTGATTTCTGCCACCATGAGTGGTGTGACTTGCTGCCTCCGGTTCCCTGGTCAGCTCAATTCTGATCTGCGCAAGCTTGCTGTCAACCTCATCCCATTTCCTCGATTGCATTTCTTCATGGTTGGATTTGCTCCGCTCACTTCTCGTGGGTCACAGCAATACAGAGCCCTGACTGTTCCCGAGCTGACTCAACAGATGTGGGATGCAAAGAACATGATGTGTGCTGCTGATCCTCGTCATGGTCGTTATCTGACTGCATCAGCAATGTTCCGGGGAAAAATGAGCACCAAGGAAGTTGATGAACAAATGATTAATGTGCAGAACAAGAACTCTTCCTATTTTGTGGAGTGGATTCCTAACAATGTGAAGTCTACCGTCTGTGACATCCCTCCAACTGGACTGAAGATGTCCTCAACTTTTATTGGCAATTCCACTTCAATTCAGGAGATGTTCCGTAGGGTCAGTGAGCAGTTTACAGCAATGTTTCGAAGAAAGGCTTTCTTGCACTGGTACACTGGAGAGGGTATGGATGAGATGGAGTTCACAGAGGCTGAAAGCAACATGAACGATCTAGTTTCTGAGTACCAACAGTATCAAGATGCATCAGCTGAGGAGGAAGGTTACGACTACGAAGACGAGGAGGAAGAAGGTCAAGAAGCTTAA
- the LOC129896842 gene encoding uncharacterized protein LOC129896842, with amino-acid sequence MAQCQWQLNFQTRLKKDVSWKCRGLEALSFNRGICNWKKRLQMPQCCSSSFPVSRELEVGKQRGECVLNENYGWKVRRMIETEQEMRNVAAVQAEAFYEPLLFFNHFFFQFFQAEVLSGLLYRLKNSPPDRYACLVAEASSDTAEVEQDLVGVVDATVYRNTDVLQYLPGATEYIYISGIAVLNKFRRQKVATALLKACDVLARSWSFEYLVLMAYEDDFGARQLYTNAGYIVVSGDAPWKTTWIGRRRRVLMVKQVSHESTYIH; translated from the exons ATGGCACAATGTCAGTGGCAACTGAACTTTCAGACAAGATTGAAGAAAGATGTTTCTTGGAAATGCAGAGGCCTAGAAGCTCTTTCATTTAACAGAGGAATTTGTAATTGGAAAAAAAGATTGCAGATGCCACAATGTTGCAGCAGTTCTTTTCCAGTTTCAAGGGAATTAGAAGTGGGAAAACAAAGAGGAGAATGTGTTTTGAATGAAAATTATGGATGGAAAGTGAGAAGAATGATTGAGACTGAACAAGAGATGAGGAATGTCGCTGCTGTTCAAGCTGAAGCATTTTATGAACCTCTTCTATTCTTCAATCACttcttctttcaattctttcag gCTGAAGTACTTTCAGGACTACTTTACAGACTGAAGAATTCTCCACCAGATAG GTATGCATGTTTAGTTGCGGAGGCCTCAAGTGACACTGCTGAGGTAGAACAGGATCTTGTAGGAGTTGTTGATGCTACAGTGTATAGAAATACTGATGTTCTTCAGTACCTTCCTGGAGCAACAGAATATATCTATATTTCTGGGATCGCTGTATTGAATAAATTCAG GAGGCAGAAAGTTGCAACTGCTTTGCTCAAGGCCTGTGATGTTCTTGCAAGATCTTGGAGTTTTGAATATCTAGTCCTAATGGCTTATGAGGATGATTTTGGTGCTCGACAATTGTATACAAATGCGGGTTATATAGTAGTTTCAGGTGATGCTCCATGGAAGACAACATGGATTGGTAGAAGAAGACGAGTTCTTATGGTTAAGCAGGTCTCACATGAATCAACTTACATCCATTGA
- the LOC129896758 gene encoding uncharacterized protein LOC129896758: protein MIPPLVRTLAIGSIVLLGGAITISALTTSVLRRKALIKKEKFGKLCWYCRGNGFYKCKLCHGNGKIKWSPLYDPVFVNPCVCPTCDGNKVQRCLNCLGDGRI from the exons ATGATTCCGCCACTCGTGCGCACGTTAGCAATAGGCTCCATTGTTCTTCTTGGTGGAGCTATCACTATCTCTGCACTCACCACTTCAGTCCTTCGCCGTAAAGCCTTAATTAAAAAG GAAAAGTTTGGGAAGCTTTGTTGGTATTGTAGAGGAAATGGATTTTATAAATGTAAGCTTTGCCATGGAAATGGTAAAATAAAGTGGTCACCCCTTTATGATCCTGTATTTGTAAATCCATGTGTTTGTCCTACTTGCGATGGGAACAA GGTACAGCGATGTCTCAATTGTTTAGGAGATGGACGGATATAA
- the LOC129895054 gene encoding pentatricopeptide repeat-containing protein At4g25270, chloroplastic: METMALTLQQNIPITMNFRSGNSKQSRENPKSRRTSLQKSRQTQLDFNQQIPTRTKLEALETVITKIEVTVKNGTDIYDPQIFASLLETCFQLQAIDHGIRVHELIPEKLLRKNVGISSKLIRLYACSGQTQKAHQLFDKMPKRNASAFPWNSIISGYAEKGLFEDALAMYFQMVEEGVEPDCYTFPRALKACGGIGLIHVGEEVHRHVIRRGFGSNGFILNALVDMYSKCGDIVKAQKLFDQIGTKDLVSWNSMLIGYMRHELISKALNLFRLMICDGIEPDSVSISALLVARLHHSIGKQIHGWVLRRGTNQELSIVNSLVDFYADQKNLKQVRWLFEHMHERDVVSWNSVISAYYKHPEEALLYFEKMVKSGDLPDSVTFVSLLSACAHLGKLEDAERLFRNMKERYDISPRMEHYSCMVNLYGRLGLIDKAFDFVTKRMEFEAGPTVWGALLYACYRHGNVKIGEVAAQHLFELEPDNDHNFELLMKIYKNAGLIKDVERIKLMMIERGLDTSIPYQRC; the protein is encoded by the coding sequence ATGGAGACAATGGCTCTAACATTGCAGCAAAACATTCCCATTACCATGAATTTCAGATCGGGAAATTCAAAGCAGAGTCGGGAAAACCCAAAAAGCCGCCGCACCAGTCTTCAAAAATCACGCCAAACCCAACTGGATTTCAATCAGCAAATCCCAACCAGAACCAAACTCGAAGCTCTTGAAACTGTCATCACTAAAATAGAAGTCACTGTGAAAAATGGCACTGATATATACGACCCGCAAATCTTTGCTTCCCTTTTAGAAACATGCTTTCAATTGCAGGCTATTGATCATGGTATCCGTGTTCATGAACTCATTCCCGAGAAACTTTTACGTAAAAATGTGGGCATTTCATCGAAGCTGATTAGACTTTACGCCTGCAGTGGACAAACTCAGAAGGCCCATCAACTGTTTGATAAAATGCCTAAGAGAAATGCCTCGGCATTTCCTTGGAATTCGATTATATCAGGATATGCTGAGAAGGGTTTGTTTGAAGATGCGTTAGCCATGTATTTCCAGATGGTGGAAGAGGGTGTGGAGCCTGATTGTTACACATTCCCTCGTGCATTGAAGGCTTGTGGAGGTATTGGGTTGATTCACGTAGGAGAAGAAGTTCATCGGCATGTGATTCGTCGTGGGTTTGGAAGTAATGGGTTTATTCTAAATGCACTTGTTGATATGTATTCAAAATGTGGTGATATTGTTAAGGCTCAAAAGCTCTTTGATCAAATTGGAACAAAGGATTTGGTTTCTTGGAATTCTATGCTCATTGGATACATGAGGCATGAGCTGATAAGTAAAGCGTTAAACCTGTTTCGTCTTATGATATGTGATGGAATAGAACCTGACTCTGTCTCTATATCAGCATTACTTGTGGCCAGATTACATCACTCAATTGGGAAACAAATTCATGGATGGGTTCTTCGTCGAGGGACTAATCAAGAATTGTCCATTGTTAACTCATTGGTTGATTTCTATGCAGACCAGAAAAATTTGAAGCAAGTGAGATGGTTGTTTGAACATATGCATGAACGGGATGTAGTATCATGGAATTCAGTCATTTCTGCTTACTATAAGCATCCTGAAGAAGCCCTATTGTACTTTGAGAAAATGGTGAAATCTGGTGACCTGCCGGACAGTGTCACATTTGTGTCGTTATTGTCGGCATGTGCCCATTTAGGGAAACTAGAGGACGCGGAGAGGCTGTTTAGAAATATGAAAGAGAGGTATGATATCAGTCCAAGGATGGAACATTATAGTTGTATGGTGAATCTATATGGGAGGTTAGGATTGATAGACAAAGCTTTTGATTTTGTTACGAAGAGAATGGAATTCGAAGCTGGACCAACAGTTTGGGGTGCATTGTTATATGCTTGCTACAGACATGGCAATGTTAAAATAGGAGAGGTAGCGGCGCAACATCTGTTCGAGTTGGAGCCAGATAATGACCACAATTTTGAGCTTTTGATGAAGATTTATAAGAATGCTGGTCTGATAAAGGATGTAGAGAGAATAAAGCTAATGATGATAGAACGAGGATTGGATACTTCGATACCATACCAAAGATGTTGA
- the LOC129895131 gene encoding probable CoA ligase CCL9, whose protein sequence is MESLTLTGLLKHVVEKFPSHRAISTAGKYDITHARLQELVESAASQLVSAGVNRGDVIALTFPNTIEFVIMFLAVIRARATAAPLNSAYMAEEFEFYLSDSESKLLLTAKEGNEAAQAAASKLNIPHITVTLPEADSDVAFSPAPPESNLESASEIVNDPSDIGLFLHTSGTTSRPKGVPLSQLNLVSSVKNIKSVYKLSDSDSTVIVLPLFHVHGLMAGLLSSFGAGASVTLPSTGRFSASTFWSDMKKYNATWYTAVPTIHQILLDRHLSKPEPDYPKLRFIRSCSAALAPSVMARLEEAFGAPVLEAYAMTEAAHLMASNPLPEDGPHIPGSVGKPVGQEMAILNENGVVQGPNAKGEVCIRGPNVTKGYKNNPEANKSAFQFGWFHTGDVGYLDSDGYLHLVGRIKELINRGGEKISPIEVDAVLVSHPEIAEAVAFGVPDDKYGEEINCAVIPREGSNIDEAEVLKFCKKNLAAFKVPKKVFMTDSLPKTASGKIQRRLVAEHFLAQISTAKVPKFGA, encoded by the exons ATGGAGAGTTTGACGCTCACTGGATTATTGAAACATGTTGTGGAAAAATTCCCTTCTCATCGTGCCATTTCCACTGCCGGAAAGTATGATATTACTCATGCACGGCTTCAGGAACTCGTTGAAAGTGCAGCTTCTCAGCTTGTATCTGCCGGTGTTAACCGCGGAGACGTTATCGCTCTCACCTTCCCCAATACAATCGAG TTCGTGATCATGTTTCTAGCTGTAATTCGAGCTCGAGCCACAGCGGCGCCACTGAATTCAGCGTACATGGCAGAGGAATTCGAGTTCTATTTATCCGATTCAGAATCGAAACTTTTATTAACtgcaaaagaaggaaatgaagCGGCTCAAGCCGCCGCCTCCAAGCTAAATATCCCACATATTACTGTAACTCTGCCGGAAGCCGACTCCGATGTCGCTTTCTCCCCGGCTCCTCCCGAATCAAACCTTGAATCGGCGTCCGAAATCGTTAACGATCCATCGGATATTGGACTTTTCCTTCATACATCAGGCACCACGAGCCGGCCAAAGGGTGTTCCTCTGTCTCAGCTTAATTTGGTATCTTCAGTGAAAAACATCAAATCGGTGTATAAACTAAGTGACTCCGATTCGACGGTGATCGTGTTGCCGTTATTTCACGTTCACGGGTTAATGGCCGGGTTACTGAGTTCATTCGGAGCCGGAGCATCCGTGACGCTTCCATCTACCGGGAGATTTTCGGCTTCGACTTTTTGGTCAGACATGAAAAAATACAACGCAACATGGTACACAGCTGTCCCTACAATTCACCAGATACTTTTGGATCGTCACCTCAGCAAACCCGAACCCGATTACCCGAAGCTCCGGTTCATTCGGAGCTGCAGTGCAGCACTGGCTCCATCGGTGATGGCCCGGTTAGAAGAAGCATTCGGGGCTCCTGTTTTGGAGGCGTATGCGATGACAGAGGCAGCCCATTTGATGGCTTCGAACCCGTTACCTGAGGATGGCCCACATATTCCCGGGTCGGTTGGGAAACCCGTGGGTCAAGAGATGGCGATATTGAATGAGAATGGTGTTGTACAAGGGCCTAATGCTAAGGGAGAAGTTTGTATTAGGGGTCCAAATGTAACAAAAGGGTACAAGAACAATCCAGAGGCTAATAAATCAGCTTTCCAGTTTGGTTGGTTTCATACCGGAGATGTGGGTTATTTGGACTCTGATGGATACTTGCATTTGGTTGGCAGAATCAAGGAGTTGATCAACCGTGGAG GGGAGAAAATATCACCTATTGAAGTGGATGCAGTCCTAGTTTCTCATCCGGAAATTGCTGAGGCTGTTGCTTTTGGAGTTCCTGATGACAAGTATGGTGAAGAG ATAAACTGTGCAGTTATTCCAAGAGAAGGGTCAAACATTGATGAAGCAGAGGTGCTAAAGTTTTGCAAGAAGAATCTGGCGGCCTTTAAGGTCCCAAAGAAGGTATTCATGACTGATTCTCTTCCAAAGACTGCATCAGGAAAAATTCAACGACGACTTGTTGCAGAGCACTTCCTTGCACAGATTTCAACTGCTAAAGTCCCTAAGTTTGGAGCGTAG